One stretch of Microplitis mediator isolate UGA2020A chromosome 9, iyMicMedi2.1, whole genome shotgun sequence DNA includes these proteins:
- the LOC130674378 gene encoding uncharacterized protein LOC130674378, whose translation MRIKIIIFCWYCIQAADSAFNDFNYLKFSPNSSTKRLISDARRLVETCLINNSNPAIITSDLIEDGNKLQNPGDANGINPPVIVINDELKGDRVKGYVPTYPTYVLSFESIEKLEAQAKEFRSSAIWSVKSPFLVLDSNKESLCSNAGKVLGILWTMDLLSAYYLCYDVSNDSTIVYTLNPFTNYAPRPWAKVEAANQFDNKGKKWTLYNRQYSKVTDRTPCKNICFEKTQELDGHEIKLFGHASNSQKDDNIRTRGHKIVDSFADEKLVSLLGWSRYINAQRVIYFLPLSAMNTIAEEGYIAELANKKLDAHVKLLQLADTNYKFSDFITQYLERRYSILTKKSNYLTAISEITYNLQFIISTIVVLLLIAVIMIVNNKFDISGGIMDVIKMSAGMGVMSPFDRLSTRIIYLSGFLFIFTVMPEFQGQISAILSKPMRRNVESLKDLYENKFHVYYDKLLENDIINENLWVTDEDKKYLHPLDQLELFDCSLKVQKDPLISCIFFTWHHLQVASKSKYLILYVSKKVTFKKYYVYWTRKDWAVKQKLDKIASLFVESGLIHYGIEKVNEYSKKVKKLDKIEQQRNFDQIDFDHLVISYMFTGAIVLWGLFIFGIEVLFHKHSKICRQIKMRRYFRKNISVRSQPRIIFFPGRMVLLNNRNQA comes from the exons ATGAGGatcaaaataatcattttttgctGGTATTGCATACAGGCTGCCGATAGTGCGttcaatgattttaattatttgaaattttctccTAATAGTTCAACGAAGCGGCTCATTAGTGATGCG AGACGATTGGTTGAAACGTgtcttataaataattcgaatCCGGCTATAATAACTTCTGATTTAATTGAGGATGGTAACAAACTTCAAAATCCGGGTGATGCTAATGGAATAAATCCACCGGTGATTGTAATTAACGATGAATTAAAAGGGGATAGAGTCAAAGGATACGTTCCTACTTACCCCACATATGTCCTGTCATTTGAGTCAATTGAAAAACTGGAGGCACAAGCTAAGGAGTTTAGATCATCGGCAATCTGGAGTGTGAAGTCGCCTTTCTTGGTCCTCGACTCTAACAAAGAGTCTCTTTGTTCGAATGCTGGGAAAGTACTTGGGATTTTGTGGACAATGGATTTATTGTCTGCGTATTACTTGTGTTATGACGTTAGCAACGATTCGACGATTGTTTATACTTTGAATCCGTTCACGAATTACGCTCCTCGTCCGTGGGCTAAAGTTGAGGCAGCTAACCAATTTGACAACAAGGGCAAGAAATGGACACTCTACAATCGTCAATATTCAAAAG ttaCAGATCGGACTCCATGCAAAAATATATGCTTTGAGAAGACTCAAGAATTGGATGGtcatgaaattaaattattcggACATGCTTCGAATTCACAGAAGGATGATAACATTAGGACAAGAGGACACAAAATTGTCGATAGCTTTGccgatgaaaaattagtaagtTTATTGGGATGGTCGAGATATATTAACGCCCAAAgagtaatttactttttaccgCTTAGTGCGATGAATACTATTGCTGAGGAAGGTTATATTGCGGAATTagctaataaaaaacttgACGCTCATGTAAAACTATTGCAATTAGCGGATACTAATTACAAGTTTTCAGACTTTATAACGCAGTATCTCGAACGAAGGTATTCgattttaactaaaaagtcAAATTATTTAACGGCGATAAGCGAGATAACTTACAATCTGCAGTTTATTATTTCGACAATAGTTGTCTTGTTATTGATAGCAGTGATTATGATagttaataacaaatttgaCATAAGCGGGGGTATTATGGACGTGATAAAAATGTCGGCAGGAATGGGCGTGATGTCACCATTCGACCGGCTATCGACAAGAATAATTTACTTAAGCGGCTTCTTGtttattttcactgtaatGCCCGAGTTCCAGGGACAGATATCTGCCATTTTGTCGAAGCCTATGCGCCGTAACGTTGAGTCGTTAAAAGATCTGTACGAAAATAAGTTTCACGTTTATTATGACAAGTTATTAGAGAATGATattatcaatgaaaatttgtgGGTCACTGATGaggacaaaaaatatttacatccaTTGGATCAATTAGAATTATTTGACTGTTCATTGAAAGTACAAAAGGATCCATTAATATcctgtatttttttcacatgGCATCACTTACAAGTtgcttcaaaatcaaaatatttgattttgtaTGTTTCGAAAAAggttacttttaaaaaatattacgttTATTGGACAAGAAAAGACTGGGCCGTCAAACAGAAACTCGATAAAATAGCTTCATTATTTGTGGAATCGGGTCTTATTCATTATGGCATTGAAAAAGTAAACGAGTATTCCAAGAAAGTAAAGAAATTGGATAAAATCGAGCAACAAAGAAATTTCGACCAGATTGATTTTGATCATTTGGTGATTAGTTATATGTTCACTGGAGCAATTGTACTGTGGGGTTTGTTTATCTTTGGAATTGAAGTTCTCTTCCATAAGCATTCGAAAATTTGCAGGCAAATTAAAATGCGCAGATATTTTAGAAAGAACATTTCTGTAAGATCGCAGCcgagaattattttctttccCGGGCGAATGGTTCTCTTAAACAACCGCAATCaagcttaa